A single region of the Colletotrichum destructivum chromosome 12, complete sequence genome encodes:
- a CDS encoding Putative JmjC domain-containing protein, with the protein MASTAEDDSFAGIRHDLPELRQRPTSAEQPLETLLDLTTVSDDALLLDTCQAEQIDRFRREIRLCQDDATKYRLCLQTRDDLLSQHSSLQYLIAAFDQVMFAECAEYHGWRKSRNKASSRPTNSREDDISVWERFVGVANEGMEIKYKCLSALTEVGRCWGLDKVQHYHWASKGEKYCKVLRTAARAVPEWAEAAIKLNRVMLGRHQRVGARLVKLVANPIEQRDLDTLKAWSYKQAYVKQNGRGQHSLLCEKLADTDLPQGFGFDRFGLMVGKEFAVASAENDTHSLVVPEAASEGDIVSEFISEVLAAQPADTEADIYDSPEAAATQEKPTQAERTLRPRTQSSYREPSGGTPISNKHATAISVAAPKVPQRCCPPEVPSTLLASLDNPLAFSADLVRVYSSNLNQLCHRHLQLFAKSVMVSDHQVGKSVGYQSNVPLLANPSDSLKTSPPRRRTASLPDINQPTPFFKKPRLGGLHTHWTGSRDMGRRPMHDQMADEAYCKQVLAGLQERLARNKSFLNTHGEEADKLVYNILQKAQQPQTDESCGEVDALFCTAGEATSRVESGSSDVPIFTESQQQFRWNGRDRPIEELFRRMEDFDRSVSVQVPSRSSSLSSFESQKLSQVRNRFLEKLETNDPWNILDLRSPLPPSILPSFLTGENCQLLPRVRDMVLTGSRAERAVATGEQWNEWRDVLEWALLSEGGHNTAPHIDSHGLATWITSQEGRFGFGWMSRPTVQERTDWMVNPQGYTGGRWRYVILRPGQTVFFSSGTIHFVFRVHGEQTLALGGHILQWSTIERWLQVVIAQVQNPKTTNEDMSRSVPTYVQVVARLVAARVKSGRVDELGGDKAVTRFFASVKISLKALFASHESPFIGSRQKFDDNASIINSILLSSNLIHGGKLCTEWTI; encoded by the exons ATGGCCAGTACTGCTGAGGACGATTCTTTCGCAGGCATACGACATGACCTACCCGAACTGCGTCAACGACCGACTAGCGCCGAGCAACCGCTCGAAACCCTTTTGGACTTGACCACTGTCAGCGATGATGCCTTACTTCTCGACACCTGCCAGGCTGAGCAAATAGACCGGTTTCGCCGCGAGATTCGCCTCTGCCAGGACGACGCGACAAAATACAGGCTATGCCTACAGACACGAGACGATCTACTTAGTCAGCACTCAAGCCTGCAGTATCTGATTGCTGCATTCGATCAGGTTATGTTTGCCGAGTGCGCTGAGTATCATGGTTGGAGAAAGAGCAGAAACAAGGCATCAAGCCGACCGACAAATTCCCGAGAGGACGATATCTCAGTATGGGAGCGCTTCGTAGGTGTAGCGAACGAAGGAATGGAGATCAAGTACAAGTGTCTGTCGGCCCTGACGGAGGTGGGCCGTTGCTGGGGACTCGACAAGGTCCAGCACTACCACTGGGCTTCTAAAGGAGAGAAGTACTGCAAGGTGCTGCGCACGGCAGCCCGAGCCGTTCCCGAATGGGCCGAGGCTGCGATAAAACTGAACCGGGTGATGCTTGGACGACACCAACGTGTTGGAGCTCGTCTCGTTAAGTTAGTAGCTAATCCGATCGAGCAGAGGGATCTGGACACTCTCAAAGCATGGTCATACAAACAGGCCTATGTGAAACAGAACGGCCGTGGCCAGCATTCCCTTCTATGCGAAAAGCTCGCAGATACAGACCTGCCCCAGGGGTTTGGCTTCGACAGGTTTGGACTCATGGTTGGGAAGGAGTTCGCCGTCGCATCAGCCGAAAACGATACTCACTCGTTAGTCGTGCCGGAAGCTGCCTCGGAAGGCGACATTGTGAGCGAGTTTATTAGTGAAGTCCTCGCTGCACAACCGGCCGACACTGAAGCAGATATCTATGATTCGCCAGAGGCAGCAGCTACACAGGAAAAGCCAACCCAAGCAGAGAGAACTCTCCGGCCACGGACACAGTCATCCTATCGAGAACCGTCCGGTGGAACCCCAATCTCGAATAAGCACGCTACCGCTATATCAGTTGCTGCCCCAAAGGTACCTCAACGTTGCTGTCCGCCCGAAGTGCCATCAACGTTACTTGCATCTCTTGACAACCCGTTGGCCTTCTCCGCGGACTTGGTGAGGGTATACTCGTCCAACCTCAATCAACTTTGTCACCGGCATCTTCAGCTCTTCGCCAAATCCGTAATGGTTTCCGATCATCAGGTGGGCAAATCTGTGGGATATCAATCGAACGTACCGCTACTGGCGAATCCCTCTGATTCCCTAAAGACCTCaccccctcgacggcgcacCGCCTCTCTCCCCGATATCAACCAGCCTACCCCTTTCTTTAAGAAACCGCGACTTGGTGgcttacacacacactggACCGGGTCAAGAGACATGGGCCGCCGGCCAATGCACGATCagatggccgacgaggcctaCTGCAAACAAGTGCTCGCGGGGTTGCAGGAGAGGTTGGCGCGAAACAAGTCATTTCTCAACACCcacggcgaagaagccgatAAACTAGTCTACAACATCCTCCAAAAAGCCCAGCAACCTCAAACGGACGAGAGTTGTGGCGAGGTTGACGCCCTTTTCTGTACCGCAGGCGAAGCGACAAGCCGAGTTGAGTCGGGGTCTTCGGACGTCCCAATTTTTACAGAAAGCCAGCAGCAATTTCGATGGAATGGTCGAGACCGTCCAATCGAGGAGCTCTTCCGCCGTATGGAAGATTTTGACCGATCTGTCTCGGTGCAGGTCCCCTCTCGCAGCTCCTCACTCAGTTCATTTGAAAGCCAGAAACTCAGTCAGGTCAGAAACCGGTTTCTAGAGAAGCTGGAAACCAATGACCCCTGGAACATTCTTGACCTGCGCAGTCCGCTCCCTCCCTCTATTTTGCCTAGTTTCTTGACTGGGGAAAACTGCCAACTGCTTCCTCGCGTCCGAGACATGGTGCTTACTGGGAGTCGTGCGGAGAGGGCAGTTGCGACAGGGGAACAATGGAATGAGTGGAGAGACGTTCTTGAATGGGCGCTTTTATCAGAAGGGGGCCACAACACAGCACCACACATTGACAGTCATGGTCTTGCAACGTGGATCACCTCCCAAGAAGGACGCTTCGGCTTCGGTTGGATGTCACGCCCGACCGTTCAAGAACGGACTGACTGGATGGTCAACCCCCAAGGTTACACCGGTGGCCGGTGGCGATATGTCATTCTCAGGCCAGGCCAGACGGTCTTCTTCAGTTCGGGCACAATCCACTTTGTCTTCCGGGTACATGGTGAGCAAACCTTAGCCCTTGGAGGTCATATCCTCCAATGGTCGACCATTGAACGGTGGCTACAAGTTGTCATCGCCCAAGTGCAAAATCCAAAGACCACCAACGAAGACATGTCCCGTAGCGTACCTACATACGTTCAGGTAGTGGCCAGACTGGTTGCAGCCCGGGTGAAGAGTGGTAGAGTAGATGAGCTCGGAGGCGACAAAGCGGTTACGAGATTCTTTGCTTCTGTCAAG ATCTCCCTCAAGGCGTTATTTGCCAGCCATGAATCCCCATTCATCGGCTCAAGGCAAAAATTTGACGATAATgcatccatcatcaacagcaTCCTGTTGAGTTCCAACCTCATTCATGGTGGCAAACTGTGCACTGAGTGGACCATCTGA
- a CDS encoding Putative AAA+ ATPase domain, ATPase, AAA-type, core — MHHPSPPTPPHVSIMDIFFPGFTGVTAAIHQLLNGNLDGYAGLLCVCGVLMVCSKFLCKTVGGLVDTYFTSKTNVHDPDEAYDMLEAWVSAQDFSKDASSSLVSVESRRGKPMSQLNPDTAAKKHLRFTPWGEPLSFWYRGRRLTLRCTQDKAALFPRNTMTVSCVGLSSQILRDLMEECRIEYLRLAQNKTAIFEHCNNGWKRTDTRETRPINTIIMNKTLKQLLLQDIQSFLDPRARSWYARRGLPYRRGYLLYGRPGTGKSSLSMAVAGCFRLDIYVLSLAALNDGQLSTLFRELPQRCVVLLEDVDAVGTTQSRVSDADDFDTRPEDSRRSSKPKGTVSLSGLLNVLDGVASQEGRVLIMTTNHIEHLDEALIRSGRVDKKIEFQLADADVVREIFNTVFQQSEVELPDLEKRTDNNEKARRLADQFASQVPELEFSPADIFFFLLANRDSPSGALAEVNAWVSRTREDKALRRGDSWVQSD; from the exons ATGCATCATCCAAGTCCTCCGACCCCTCCCCATGTCTCCATTATGGACATCTTCTTCCCGGGCTTTACTGGCGTCACTGCGGCAATCCATCAGCTTCTTAACGGCAACTTAGATGGGTACGCTGGTTTGTTGTGCGTCTGTGGGGTGTTGATGGTTTGCAGCAAGTTCCTTTGCAAGACCGTGGGAGGATTAGTGGACACCTACTTCA CTTCAAAGACCAATGTCCACGATCCCGATGAGGCATACGACATGCTGGAGGCATGGGTGTCTGCCCAAGACTTCTCCAAAGATGCTAGCTCCTCGCTCGTTAGTGTTGAAAGCAGAAGAGGAAAGCCCATGTCCCAGCTAAACCCCGATACCGCAGCTAAGAAACATCTTCGCTTTACACCTTGGGGAGAACCTCTGTCTTTTTGGtatcgaggacgtcgtctcACTTTACGATGCACGCAAGATAAAGCAGCATTGTTTCCGCGCAACACGATGACAGTTTCGTGCGTCGGGCTTTCTTCGCAGATTCTAAGGGACCTTATGGAAGAATGTCGCATCGAATATCTAAGGCTTGCTCAAAACAAGACCGCGATCTTCGAGCACTGTAACAACGGCTGGAAAAGAACCGATACCAGAGAAACCAGGCCGATTaacaccatcatcatgaaCAAAACACTGAAGCAGCTGCTCCTTCAAGACATCCAATCGTTCCTCGATCCCAGAGCTCGATCCTGGTACGCTCGCCGTGGGCTACCATATCGAAGGGGCTACTTGCTGTACGGCCGTCCTGGAACCGGAAAATCCAGTCTTAGCATGGCCGTCGCTGGCTGTTTCAGACTGGATATCTACGTTCTCAGCCTTGCTGCTTTGAATGATGGACAACTCAGTACCTTGTTCAGGGAGCTTCCTCAACGCTGCGTTGTCCTACTTGAGGATGTTGACGCAGTCGGCACAACTCAGTCTCGTGTATCTGATGCCGATGATTTTGACACCAGGCCGGAAGATTCACGGAGGTCATCAAAGCCAAAAGGGACTGTTTCGCTATCCGGGCTCCTCAatgtccttgacggcgtcgcgTCACAAGAGGGGCGTGTACTCATTATGACGACAAACCACATAGAACATCTCGATGAAGCTTTGATTCGATCTGGTCGCGTTGACAAAAAGATCGAGTTCCAGCTTGCAGATGCTGATGTTGTCAGGGAAATCTTCAACACTGTGTTCCAGCAATCTGAAGTGGAGCTGCCCGATTTGGAGAAGCGAACAGACAACAACGAGAAAGCCCGACGACTCGCAGATCAGTTTGCATCACAGGTACCGGAGCTGGAGTTCAGTCCTGCCGACAtatttttcttcctcctaGCAAACAGAGACTCGCCGTCAGGCGCTTTGGCTGAGGTGAACGCCTGGGTGTCCCGTACTCGGGAGGACAAAGCGCTAAGAAGGGGAGATTCATGGGTTCAGAGTGATTAG